The following coding sequences lie in one Synechococcus sp. PCC 7336 genomic window:
- a CDS encoding Coenzyme F420 hydrogenase/dehydrogenase, beta subunit C-terminal domain, which translates to MPVKTARPIRSDRYPAKELCSRCGLCDTSYVQYVKEACAFITQRIEELEASAHGRSRQLDSDRELYFGVHSHMTAARKLEPIEGAQWTGIVSSIAIAMLEHNWVEGVVCVQNTEEDRFQPKPVIARTAEEVLAARVNKPTLSPNLSILDLVRESGMKRLLAIGVGCQIQALRAVQAELGLEKLYVLGTPCVDNVTRAGLQKFLETTSRSPETVVHYEFMQDFRVHFKHEDGSTETVPFFGLKTNQLKDVFAPSCMSCFDYVNSLADLVVGYMGAPFGWQWMVVRNDTGREMFDLVAEQLEFQPVMSKGDRKSAVQQSIPAYDKGVTLPMWAAQLMGVVIEKIGPKGLEYARFSIDSHFTRNYLYVKRNYPQKLEEHVPAYAKCIVSQYKLPDRALST; encoded by the coding sequence ATGCCCGTTAAAACCGCTCGCCCCATCCGCTCCGATCGCTATCCCGCCAAAGAACTGTGCAGCCGCTGCGGTCTGTGCGATACCTCCTACGTGCAGTATGTCAAAGAGGCTTGTGCCTTTATCACTCAGCGCATTGAGGAACTCGAAGCAAGCGCCCACGGGCGATCGCGCCAGCTAGACAGCGATCGCGAACTTTACTTCGGCGTCCACAGCCACATGACTGCCGCTCGCAAGCTAGAGCCCATCGAAGGGGCGCAGTGGACCGGCATCGTCAGCTCGATCGCGATCGCCATGCTGGAGCACAACTGGGTCGAAGGGGTGGTCTGCGTCCAAAATACGGAGGAGGATCGCTTCCAGCCCAAACCTGTCATTGCCCGTACGGCAGAAGAAGTACTCGCCGCCCGCGTCAACAAGCCAACCCTATCCCCCAATCTCTCTATCCTGGATCTCGTGCGGGAATCGGGCATGAAGCGATTGCTGGCGATCGGGGTTGGCTGCCAAATCCAGGCTCTGCGAGCTGTTCAAGCAGAGCTGGGGCTAGAAAAGCTTTACGTTCTCGGCACTCCCTGTGTAGATAACGTCACTCGCGCAGGCTTGCAAAAGTTTCTCGAAACCACTAGCCGCTCCCCCGAAACCGTCGTCCACTACGAATTCATGCAAGACTTTCGGGTGCATTTCAAACACGAAGACGGTTCGACGGAAACCGTCCCCTTTTTCGGTCTCAAAACCAACCAACTCAAGGATGTTTTCGCCCCTTCCTGCATGAGCTGCTTCGACTACGTCAACTCCCTCGCCGATTTAGTCGTCGGCTACATGGGAGCTCCCTTTGGCTGGCAGTGGATGGTGGTGCGCAACGACACCGGTCGGGAGATGTTCGATTTAGTTGCAGAGCAACTGGAGTTTCAGCCGGTGATGTCGAAGGGCGATCGCAAAAGCGCTGTCCAACAAAGTATTCCTGCCTACGATAAAGGCGTAACCTTACCGATGTGGGCAGCTCAATTGATGGGGGTCGTCATCGAAAAAATCGGTCCCAAAGGCTTGGAATATGCCCGCTTTTCCATCGACTCTCACTTCACCCGCAATTATCTCTACGTCAAACGCAATTATCCCCAAAAATTAGAGGAGCACGTCCCGGCATACGCCAAATGCATTGTTAGCCAATACAAACTCCCCGATCGGGCACTGTCTACTTAA